A genomic stretch from Mycobacterium cookii includes:
- a CDS encoding dolichyl-phosphate-mannose--protein mannosyltransferase, translating into MTAPPDELVADEAAVPVISPGPTEQAPDFGPVDRLQGWVVTGVVTALAAVTRTVNLGSPTDAGTPIFDEKHYAPQAWQMLHNHGVEDNPGYGLVVHPPVGKQLIAIGEALFGYNGLGWRFTGAVLGIVMVALVVRIVRRISRSTLVGGIAGMLLIADGVSFVVARTALLDGFLAFLVVAAFGALIVDRDQVRERIYVALTEGRIDETIWGPRLGVRWWRFGAGVLLGLACGTKWSGLYFVVFFGLMSLGFDVAARRQCRVLRPWLGTIRRDLIPTVYALVLVPFGVYLASYAPWFASETAIDRHEVGQSIGSHTKFPLPDAIRSLWHYTAKAYEFHAGLTNAAGNHHPWESKPWAWPMSLRPVLYAIDQQNVPGCGAQSCVKAVMLVGTPAMWWLAVPVLGYACWRTFVRRDWRYAAVLVGYCAGWLPWFADIDRQMYFFYAATMGPFLAMAIALILGDILYKPNKNSERRTLGLIAVSCYVALVLTNFAWLFPVLTGQPISQNTWNMEIWLPSWR; encoded by the coding sequence GTGACCGCTCCGCCCGATGAACTCGTCGCTGACGAGGCTGCGGTACCGGTGATCAGCCCGGGGCCAACCGAACAGGCGCCTGACTTCGGACCGGTCGACCGGTTGCAGGGCTGGGTGGTGACCGGCGTCGTCACGGCGCTGGCCGCGGTGACGAGAACAGTGAACCTGGGGTCGCCCACCGATGCCGGCACGCCGATCTTCGATGAGAAGCACTACGCGCCGCAGGCCTGGCAGATGCTGCACAACCACGGTGTCGAGGACAACCCCGGCTATGGCCTCGTCGTCCATCCGCCGGTGGGCAAGCAGTTGATCGCGATCGGCGAGGCACTCTTCGGCTACAACGGGCTGGGCTGGCGCTTCACCGGCGCGGTCCTCGGCATCGTCATGGTGGCACTGGTCGTCCGGATCGTGCGGCGTATCAGTCGGTCGACGCTGGTCGGCGGGATCGCCGGGATGCTATTGATCGCCGACGGGGTCAGCTTCGTGGTGGCACGCACGGCGCTGCTCGACGGGTTCCTGGCGTTCCTGGTGGTCGCCGCGTTCGGCGCGCTGATCGTCGACCGGGATCAGGTCCGCGAGCGCATTTACGTCGCGCTGACCGAAGGCCGCATCGACGAGACGATCTGGGGTCCGCGGCTCGGTGTGCGGTGGTGGCGGTTCGGTGCTGGCGTGCTGCTCGGATTGGCTTGCGGGACAAAGTGGTCCGGGCTGTATTTTGTGGTGTTCTTCGGCTTGATGTCACTGGGGTTCGATGTCGCGGCGCGCAGGCAATGCCGGGTGCTGCGGCCGTGGCTGGGGACGATTCGCCGGGATCTGATCCCCACCGTGTACGCGTTGGTGCTCGTCCCGTTCGGTGTCTACCTGGCCAGCTACGCGCCGTGGTTCGCCTCCGAGACCGCCATCGACCGCCACGAGGTCGGCCAGTCGATCGGATCACACACGAAATTCCCACTGCCCGATGCGATCCGCTCGCTGTGGCATTACACCGCGAAGGCCTACGAGTTTCACGCCGGCCTGACGAATGCCGCGGGTAACCATCATCCGTGGGAATCCAAACCGTGGGCGTGGCCGATGTCGCTGCGGCCGGTGCTCTACGCCATCGACCAGCAGAACGTTCCGGGTTGCGGCGCGCAGTCATGCGTCAAGGCCGTGATGTTGGTTGGGACGCCGGCGATGTGGTGGCTGGCGGTCCCGGTGCTCGGCTATGCGTGCTGGCGGACGTTCGTGCGCCGCGACTGGCGTTACGCCGCGGTGCTGGTTGGCTACTGCGCCGGTTGGCTGCCGTGGTTCGCCGACATCGACCGGCAGATGTACTTCTTCTACGCGGCCACCATGGGACCGTTCTTGGCGATGGCGATCGCGCTGATTCTCGGCGACATCTTGTACAAACCCAACAAGAACAGCGAACGCCGCACCCTCGGGCTCATCGCGGTGTCCTGTTACGTCGCATTGGTTTTGACGAATTTCGCCTGGCTCTTCCCGGTGCTGACCGGCCAGCCCATCTCGCAGAACACCTGGAATATGGAGATCTGGCTACCCAGCTGGCGTTAG